From the Burkholderia glumae LMG 2196 = ATCC 33617 genome, one window contains:
- a CDS encoding penicillin acylase family protein has product MTLRTRRPWWWLKMLASLVVLTVALAAAGMFLFLRASLPQLDGEIRAPGLGGPVTATRDALGVPTVTARDRFDLAYGIGYLHAQDRFFQMDYLRRSGAGELAELVGPPALDVDRAHRLFRLRARAEATLARLPPDQRRLLDRYTQGVNDGLAALGARPFEYALLGARPMRWRPEDSLLAIWAMYFELQGNLLPRAIARHWLAMHASPSQAAFLLPVASAHDAPLDAPAIDLPAPPLPASAPDGFRAPVAADADAAPRLAELDIRSSIGSNNWVIAGARSANGAAIVGNDMHLGIALPNTWYRAALVTDDGVRPARRVTGVTLAGVPAVVVGSNGEVAWGFTDGYIDGLDLVPVEHDGGNPLALRVGGRHETARRYDEAIRVHGAASVTLPVTETSLGPLREIGGRWYAIHWIAQVPGAVNLELARMADARDLGDALRVANEAGIPAENVVVGDRAGHIGWSIAGPLPDRRAAAAAADGAAWQAVLPPEAVPRVVDPAAGQLWSANNRQLAGAAYRLIGDGGADNGARATQLRDDLAALGRTDERAAYRVDLDDRARFIAPWRERALGVLDDAALAGHPQRAAFRRLLMQRWDGRASVASVGYRLARGFLYTLADDVFGGLNAQLGRDDAEAAYPLANPRWAVVLERLLDAQPTGWLPAGAASWRDLQLGAIDRTIAELTRDGTPLDQATWGRRNTLRIAHPFAASVPLFGRWLSAPADEVPGDAGMPRVAGPNFGQSERMVVAPGHESQGIFNMPGGQSGHPLSAFFLAGHEAWVKGEAQPFLPGQTRHTLRFVP; this is encoded by the coding sequence ATGACTCTCCGAACTCGCCGCCCATGGTGGTGGCTCAAGATGCTGGCGAGCCTCGTCGTGCTCACCGTCGCGCTGGCGGCTGCCGGCATGTTCCTGTTCCTGCGCGCGAGCCTGCCGCAACTCGACGGCGAGATCCGCGCGCCGGGTCTTGGCGGCCCGGTGACGGCCACCCGCGACGCGCTCGGCGTGCCGACCGTGACCGCGCGCGACCGCTTCGATCTGGCCTACGGCATCGGCTATCTGCACGCCCAGGACCGCTTCTTCCAGATGGACTATCTGCGCCGCAGCGGCGCCGGCGAACTGGCCGAGCTGGTGGGGCCGCCCGCGCTCGATGTCGATCGCGCGCATCGGCTGTTCCGGCTGCGCGCACGCGCCGAGGCCACGCTCGCGCGGCTGCCGCCCGACCAGCGGCGGCTGCTAGATCGCTACACGCAGGGCGTCAACGACGGACTCGCCGCGCTGGGCGCGCGGCCGTTCGAATACGCGCTGCTCGGCGCGCGGCCGATGCGCTGGCGGCCCGAGGATTCGCTGCTGGCGATCTGGGCGATGTACTTCGAACTGCAGGGCAACCTGCTGCCTCGCGCGATCGCGCGCCACTGGCTCGCCATGCACGCCAGCCCGTCGCAGGCGGCGTTCCTGCTGCCGGTGGCCTCGGCGCACGACGCGCCGCTCGATGCCCCGGCCATCGATCTGCCCGCGCCGCCGCTGCCGGCCAGCGCGCCGGACGGCTTCCGCGCGCCGGTCGCCGCCGATGCCGACGCGGCACCGCGGCTTGCCGAGCTCGATATCCGCTCGTCGATCGGCAGCAACAACTGGGTGATCGCGGGCGCGCGCAGCGCGAACGGCGCGGCGATCGTCGGCAACGACATGCATCTCGGCATCGCGCTGCCGAACACCTGGTATCGCGCGGCGCTGGTGACCGACGACGGCGTGCGGCCGGCGCGGCGCGTGACCGGCGTGACGCTGGCCGGGGTGCCTGCGGTGGTGGTCGGCAGCAACGGCGAGGTGGCCTGGGGCTTCACCGACGGCTATATCGACGGCCTCGATCTGGTGCCGGTCGAGCACGACGGCGGCAATCCGCTCGCGCTTCGCGTCGGCGGCCGGCACGAGACGGCGCGGCGCTACGACGAGGCGATCCGCGTCCACGGCGCCGCGTCCGTCACGCTGCCGGTGACCGAGACCTCGCTCGGGCCGCTGCGCGAAATCGGCGGGCGCTGGTACGCGATTCACTGGATCGCGCAGGTGCCCGGCGCGGTGAACCTCGAACTCGCGCGCATGGCCGATGCCCGCGACCTCGGCGATGCGCTGCGCGTGGCGAACGAAGCCGGCATCCCGGCCGAGAACGTGGTGGTGGGCGATCGCGCGGGCCATATCGGCTGGTCGATCGCCGGGCCGTTGCCGGACCGCCGCGCTGCCGCCGCTGCCGCTGACGGCGCCGCATGGCAGGCCGTGTTGCCGCCCGAGGCCGTGCCGCGCGTCGTCGATCCGGCGGCGGGGCAGCTCTGGAGCGCCAACAACCGCCAGCTGGCCGGCGCGGCGTACCGGCTGATCGGCGACGGCGGCGCCGACAACGGCGCGCGCGCCACCCAGTTGCGCGACGACCTCGCCGCGCTCGGCCGCACCGACGAGCGGGCCGCCTACCGCGTCGATCTCGACGATCGCGCGCGCTTCATCGCGCCGTGGCGCGAGCGCGCGCTCGGCGTGCTCGACGACGCGGCGCTCGCCGGCCACCCGCAGCGCGCGGCATTCCGCCGGCTGCTGATGCAGCGCTGGGACGGGCGGGCCAGCGTGGCGTCGGTCGGCTACCGGCTCGCGCGCGGCTTCCTCTACACGCTGGCCGACGACGTGTTCGGCGGGCTGAACGCGCAGCTCGGGCGCGACGATGCCGAAGCCGCCTACCCGCTCGCCAATCCGCGCTGGGCGGTGGTGCTGGAGCGGCTGCTCGACGCGCAGCCGACCGGCTGGCTGCCGGCCGGTGCCGCGAGCTGGCGCGACCTGCAGCTCGGCGCGATCGACCGGACCATCGCCGAACTCACGCGCGATGGCACGCCGCTCGACCAGGCCACCTGGGGCCGCCGCAACACGCTGCGCATCGCGCATCCGTTCGCGGCCAGCGTGCCGCTGTTCGGCCGCTGGCTGAGCGCGCCCGCCGACGAGGTGCCCGGCGACGCCGGCATGCCGCGCGTGGCCGGTCCGAACTTCGGTCAGTCCGAGCGGATGGTGGTGGCGCCGGGGCACGAGTCGCAGGGGATCTTCAACATGCCGGGCGGGCAGAGCGGGCATCCGCTGAGCGCGTTCTTCCTGGCCGGGCACGAGGCCTGGGTGAAGGGCGAGGCGCAGCCGTTCCTGCCCGGCCAGACGCGGCATACGCTGCGGTTCGTGCCCTAG
- a CDS encoding helix-turn-helix transcriptional regulator yields MREIGQPDYFAVFDELEHAPDRAALRTIVTRLIRPLGGERFAFLLMPADGAAHQRLDDDAVLTDAAPGWLAGYRERRGFDADPGIAYARRASTPTTAGSIAPQTDGQLALRTHDAAHGFGAKLIVPAHLPTLNLGGVLYVGSGAPAREAEPALHAKRMLFRLIANELLDWHARQIRRDAARSLALTERETGILRLLRSGYTAHNIAKELSVAVPTVYGYYKRLNEKFSVNHISLTVKRAATLGLLDQ; encoded by the coding sequence ATGCGTGAGATCGGCCAGCCTGATTATTTCGCCGTGTTCGATGAACTCGAGCACGCGCCGGACCGCGCCGCGCTGCGCACGATCGTCACGCGGCTGATCCGGCCGCTGGGCGGCGAGCGTTTCGCGTTCCTGCTGATGCCGGCCGACGGCGCCGCGCATCAGCGGCTCGACGACGACGCGGTGCTGACCGACGCGGCGCCGGGCTGGCTGGCGGGCTATCGCGAGCGGCGCGGGTTCGACGCGGACCCCGGCATCGCCTACGCGCGCCGTGCCTCCACGCCCACCACGGCCGGCTCGATCGCGCCGCAGACCGATGGCCAGCTCGCGCTGCGCACCCACGATGCCGCGCACGGCTTCGGCGCGAAGCTGATCGTGCCGGCCCATTTGCCGACGCTGAACCTGGGCGGCGTGCTCTATGTGGGCAGCGGCGCGCCCGCACGCGAGGCCGAGCCGGCGCTGCACGCCAAACGGATGTTGTTCCGGCTGATCGCGAATGAGCTGCTGGACTGGCACGCGCGGCAGATCCGCCGCGACGCGGCGCGCTCGCTGGCGCTGACCGAACGCGAGACGGGCATCCTGCGGCTGCTGCGCAGCGGCTATACCGCCCACAACATCGCCAAGGAATTGAGCGTGGCGGTGCCGACCGTGTACGGATATTACAAGCGGCTGAATGAAAAATTTTCCGTAAATCACATTTCGCTAACGGTAAAGAGAGCCGCTACCCTGGGTTTGCTGGATCAATAA
- a CDS encoding dicarboxylate/amino acid:cation symporter gives MNQKNSRTSLPLIMIVALILGAFTGVYAPRFSADVGFLSTLFGHAIKMVVMPLILLSVVVGSYRAVEQRRHLGRTAVIAILFFIVMTVVSSALGLGLYWLFRPGLGASMTGSGALPDHLATSIDWIKFITDMVPQNLVAALSSGNAIPVLVFGVMLGTALGATGEAGRPAINLFASLLAGLFKMVEWIVALSPLAIFAAVAGLMSSRGVAGLMPLVKLLGIAYLGMAILAVLLTLIIVATGNRPLAVIRKVSEPLILAFTTRSSEITYPVHLKKLTEMGVPSSIASTILPLSYIFNRDGAVLYTALAVGYLADAYHVVWSWPLALTILALTILTIDGAANVPSGAIVAITIVLAAVGLPAEAVLLILGVDAFFDMGRTAMNVYASTVAMTVSLRLSSDERITAAEGVDGAASYRT, from the coding sequence ATGAATCAAAAGAATAGCAGGACCTCGCTGCCACTGATCATGATCGTCGCGCTGATTCTCGGCGCGTTCACCGGCGTGTACGCCCCGCGTTTCTCGGCCGACGTCGGCTTCCTCTCGACGCTGTTCGGCCACGCCATCAAGATGGTGGTGATGCCGCTGATCCTGCTGTCGGTGGTGGTGGGCAGCTATCGCGCCGTCGAGCAGCGCCGCCACCTCGGGCGCACGGCCGTGATCGCGATCCTGTTCTTCATCGTCATGACGGTCGTGTCGAGCGCGCTCGGGCTCGGTCTCTACTGGCTGTTCCGTCCGGGCCTCGGCGCCTCGATGACGGGCTCGGGCGCGCTGCCCGACCATCTCGCCACCAGCATCGACTGGATCAAGTTCATCACCGACATGGTGCCGCAGAACCTGGTGGCCGCGCTCTCGTCGGGCAACGCGATTCCGGTGCTGGTGTTCGGCGTGATGCTCGGCACCGCGCTCGGCGCCACCGGCGAAGCGGGGCGCCCCGCGATCAACCTGTTCGCCTCGCTGCTGGCCGGCCTGTTCAAGATGGTCGAGTGGATCGTCGCGCTCTCGCCGCTGGCGATCTTCGCGGCGGTGGCCGGGCTGATGAGCAGCCGCGGCGTGGCCGGCCTGATGCCGCTCGTCAAGCTGCTCGGCATCGCCTATCTGGGCATGGCGATCCTGGCCGTGCTGCTGACCCTGATCATCGTGGCCACCGGCAACCGGCCGCTCGCCGTGATCCGCAAGGTCAGCGAGCCGCTGATTCTCGCCTTCACCACGCGCTCGTCGGAAATCACCTATCCGGTGCATCTGAAGAAGCTGACGGAGATGGGCGTGCCGTCCTCGATCGCCTCCACCATCCTGCCGCTGTCCTACATCTTCAACCGCGACGGCGCGGTGCTCTATACCGCGCTCGCGGTCGGCTATCTGGCCGACGCCTATCACGTGGTCTGGAGCTGGCCGCTGGCGCTGACGATTCTCGCGCTGACGATCCTCACCATCGACGGCGCCGCGAACGTGCCGTCGGGCGCGATCGTCGCGATCACCATCGTGCTGGCCGCGGTGGGGCTGCCCGCCGAGGCGGTGCTGCTGATCCTCGGCGTGGACGCGTTCTTCGACATGGGCCGCACGGCCATGAACGTCTACGCGAGCACGGTGGCGATGACGGTGTCGCTGCGCCTGTCGAGCGACGAACGGATCACGGCGGCCGAGGGCGTCGACGGCGCCGCTTCGTACCGGACCTGA
- a CDS encoding GntR family transcriptional regulator — translation MEEKTNSDADHAYDEIRTRILDGRLEPGQKISHRGLASKLGIGQMPVRSALQRLAAENLVTVFDKRGTYVNDPTRDDLQQIFEVRLALESTAAYLAACRGPTPAMAASVERMERLIESGETDIMAEQRIGWVFHQEMFLAARNERLHNFYKLLRAQTLALNELPRQDIETVRRGTMEHLAIYSAIRDGQPEEARGHMWNHIVDGTPARIKLIRARNESKE, via the coding sequence ATGGAAGAAAAAACAAATTCAGACGCCGACCACGCGTATGACGAAATTCGAACACGAATTCTCGACGGACGCCTGGAGCCAGGCCAGAAAATCTCACATCGCGGGTTGGCAAGCAAACTCGGAATCGGGCAGATGCCGGTGCGCAGCGCGCTGCAGCGGCTGGCCGCCGAGAATCTCGTCACCGTGTTCGACAAGCGCGGCACCTACGTCAACGATCCGACGCGCGACGATCTCCAGCAGATCTTCGAGGTCCGGCTCGCGCTGGAGAGCACGGCGGCCTATCTCGCGGCGTGCCGCGGGCCGACGCCCGCAATGGCGGCCTCGGTGGAGCGCATGGAGCGGCTGATCGAGAGCGGCGAGACCGACATCATGGCCGAGCAGCGCATCGGCTGGGTTTTTCATCAGGAAATGTTTTTGGCCGCGAGAAACGAGCGGCTGCATAATTTTTATAAATTACTGAGAGCACAGACGCTTGCATTGAATGAATTGCCGCGGCAGGACATCGAGACGGTCCGGCGCGGCACCATGGAACATCTGGCGATTTATTCCGCGATCCGCGACGGGCAACCCGAGGAAGCCCGCGGTCACATGTGGAATCACATCGTGGATGGCACCCCTGCAAGAATCAAATTAATCCGGGCCAGAAATGAATCAAAAGAATAG
- a CDS encoding GNAT family N-acetyltransferase, whose amino-acid sequence MTGNTEFKVCTLSPRFSMINHASLFEIVMAGADEVYPLRARLLLDGDEIASRLTGDLEADTLHLGIRRDGRLVGVASVCREDHPGFAQAGGWRLRGMAIDEPLRGLGFGRVLVRLCANHAREHGGATLWCTGRETAAGFYARLGFARDPEPLTLASKPDVQFYRMWMAL is encoded by the coding sequence GTGACGGGCAACACCGAATTCAAAGTCTGCACTCTATCGCCCAGATTCTCGATGATTAATCACGCTTCGCTGTTTGAAATTGTTATGGCCGGCGCCGACGAGGTTTATCCGCTGCGCGCCCGGTTGCTGCTCGACGGCGATGAGATCGCCTCGCGCCTGACCGGCGATCTGGAAGCGGACACGCTGCATCTCGGCATCCGGCGCGACGGGCGGCTGGTGGGGGTGGCCTCGGTATGCCGCGAGGATCACCCCGGGTTCGCGCAGGCCGGCGGCTGGCGCCTGCGCGGCATGGCGATCGACGAGCCGCTGCGCGGGCTCGGTTTCGGACGGGTGCTGGTACGGCTCTGCGCGAACCATGCGCGCGAGCACGGCGGCGCCACGCTCTGGTGCACCGGTCGCGAAACCGCGGCCGGATTCTACGCGCGGCTCGGCTTCGCGCGCGATCCCGAACCGCTGACGCTGGCCTCGAAGCCCGACGTGCAGTTCTACCGGATGTGGATGGCGCTCTGA
- a CDS encoding FCD domain-containing protein has product MDRLRSLHVPLPGKTGRVLEQHEAIVAAIAARDAAGAQRALRAHLSGTLSQVDDICARYAAFLKY; this is encoded by the coding sequence CTGGACCGGCTGCGCAGCCTGCACGTGCCGCTGCCCGGCAAGACCGGGCGCGTGCTCGAACAGCACGAGGCGATCGTCGCGGCGATCGCCGCCCGCGATGCGGCCGGCGCGCAGCGGGCGCTGCGCGCGCATCTGTCGGGCACGCTTTCGCAGGTCGACGACATCTGCGCGCGCTATGCGGCGTTCCTGAAATACTGA
- a CDS encoding STAS domain-containing protein, with protein MNPPNRIALAEVLSRNRATLLKDWLDQHLSTAQRRGLTTDAEMSDQFRGFLGIFIDTLASVDAIDAARPEWEPVREFLAEISKHRVRLGFTPVETATFVFSLKQPLYTLLRNEFGNDAAALADLSWSVNVLLDALGLYTTEVYQRSREAIILRQQEELLELSTPVVQLWEGILALPLIGTLDSARTQIVMESLLQKIVETGAGIAIIDITGVPTVDTLVAQHLLKTVAAARLMGADCIISGIRPQIAQTIVHLGVDLTNVTTKSTLADAFVVALKRNGSSIAGGAVE; from the coding sequence ATGAATCCACCGAACCGCATTGCGCTGGCCGAAGTCCTCTCGCGAAACCGCGCCACCCTGCTCAAGGACTGGCTCGACCAGCACCTGTCGACGGCGCAGCGGCGCGGGCTGACCACCGACGCCGAGATGTCGGACCAGTTCCGCGGCTTCCTCGGCATCTTCATCGACACGCTCGCCAGCGTGGACGCCATCGACGCCGCGCGGCCCGAATGGGAGCCGGTGCGCGAGTTCCTCGCCGAGATCTCGAAGCACCGCGTGCGGCTCGGCTTCACGCCGGTCGAGACCGCCACCTTCGTGTTCTCGCTGAAGCAGCCGCTCTACACGCTGCTGCGCAACGAGTTCGGCAACGACGCGGCCGCGCTCGCCGACCTGAGCTGGTCCGTCAACGTGCTGCTCGACGCGCTCGGCCTCTACACCACCGAGGTGTACCAGCGCAGCCGCGAGGCCATCATCCTGCGCCAGCAGGAGGAACTGCTCGAGCTGTCCACGCCGGTGGTGCAGCTGTGGGAAGGCATCCTCGCATTGCCGCTGATCGGCACGCTCGACTCGGCGCGCACCCAGATCGTGATGGAAAGCCTGCTGCAGAAGATCGTCGAGACGGGCGCCGGCATCGCCATCATCGACATCACCGGCGTGCCGACCGTGGACACGCTGGTCGCGCAGCACCTGCTCAAGACGGTCGCCGCGGCACGCCTGATGGGCGCGGACTGCATCATCAGCGGGATCCGCCCGCAGATCGCGCAGACCATCGTCCACCTCGGCGTGGACCTGACCAACGTCACGACCAAATCGACGCTCGCCGATGCCTTCGTCGTCGCGCTCAAGCGCAACGGCTCGAGCATCGCCGGCGGCGCCGTCGAGTGA
- a CDS encoding STAS domain-containing protein, which translates to MDRIPILQLGDCLIIAIQADMHDRLALSLQEDLTERIVKVSAKGVLLDISALDVVDSFIGRMISNIAAMATVLDADTVVVGMQPSVAITLVELGLTLTGVRTALDVDRGMALLRQRRRH; encoded by the coding sequence ATGGACCGCATTCCGATATTGCAGCTCGGAGACTGCCTGATCATCGCGATCCAGGCCGACATGCACGACCGGCTCGCCCTGTCGCTGCAGGAGGATCTGACCGAGCGCATCGTCAAGGTGTCGGCCAAGGGCGTGCTGCTCGACATCTCCGCGCTCGACGTGGTCGATTCGTTCATCGGCCGGATGATCAGCAACATCGCCGCGATGGCCACCGTGCTCGACGCCGACACGGTGGTGGTCGGCATGCAGCCGTCGGTGGCGATCACGCTGGTCGAGCTCGGACTCACGCTGACCGGGGTGCGCACCGCGCTCGACGTCGACCGCGGCATGGCACTGCTGCGGCAGCGGCGGCGCCATTGA
- a CDS encoding ATP-binding protein yields MEAAGLTVVSTTRVGLRSDQEIVKLRQLVRDHAIALGLSLVDQTKFVTAASELARNTLLHGGGGDAELSVLERGARKGLRVAFIDTGPGIADVDRALQDGFTTAGGLGLGLGGARRLSDEFQIETERGKGTRITIAKWKIR; encoded by the coding sequence ATGGAAGCCGCCGGCCTCACCGTCGTCTCGACCACCCGGGTCGGACTGCGTTCGGATCAGGAAATTGTCAAGCTGCGCCAGCTGGTGCGCGACCACGCGATCGCGCTGGGCCTGTCGCTGGTCGATCAGACCAAGTTCGTCACGGCCGCCAGCGAGCTGGCCCGCAACACGCTGCTGCACGGCGGCGGCGGCGACGCCGAACTGAGCGTGCTGGAGCGCGGCGCGCGCAAGGGCCTGCGGGTCGCGTTCATCGACACCGGCCCGGGCATCGCCGACGTCGACCGCGCGCTGCAGGACGGCTTCACCACCGCCGGGGGCCTGGGGCTCGGGCTCGGCGGCGCGCGGCGCCTGTCCGACGAGTTCCAGATCGAGACCGAGCGCGGCAAGGGCACCCGAATCACGATCGCGAAATGGAAAATCCGCTAA